CCTGATTTTCCCGTCACTTTATTGAAACCCGCTCTGACAATCTTCCCAACCGATGCCGCTTTGCGACGTCTGTGTCAGCAGCCAGGGCAATGCCGTTTTCACCCCCTCCTGCTTCGCATTGAAATTGATCACGCCATGACGCCACAGCAGCATCAGGGTCAGCACCCGCTGTGCGCTCTGCGGGCCCTTGAGTTTGCCAGCGCCGTCCTGGGCATCGATGTCCCACAACGCCACCTGCAAGCCCTGGGACTTGAAGAACGTCCCGGCGTCCGGCCGTCGCTGGCCATCGGGCGGGCGGAACAGCGGCACATAGTTTTCCGGCAGTTTGCCTTTGACCAACTCGACACTGCGGCGCACCGAGTCCTGCCAATCCTGCCAATGGCTGTGGGAGCGGAACTCCCAGCCCTGAACCCCGACGCACTGGGTTGAATAGGCCGATTGCAAGCTGGCGACCGAACCCTGCGCCAGACGCGCCTGGATGTCCTTGCCGAGCACGAAGAAGGTGCCGCTCAGGTTCGCCTTGCGCAGGTACTCGGCCACCCAGTCGGTGTTGTCCGGTGCGGCATTCGCGGCGCTGTCGAAAGTCAGCAGGAACAACCGATCGTGCATGTCATCGCCATTGCGCTCGTAGTCGCCGAATTGATCGATTTCACTAGCGGTTTGCGGAAACAGCGCCGCCTTGCGCAGTTGCTCGTCCAGATACTGGGTATGGAACAACCGGCTCGGCTCGGCCCATTTGATGTAGTAGCTGTCTTCGCCGACCTGAAATTTACCGGCTTGCTCGCGCAGGGTCGGCATGTCCTCCACCAGAAAACAGAAGGACGCATCCTGGTCGCAGCTCTGCTGGGCAAAATTGAAGCTGCTCAGCAAGCGTTGCCACATACGCTCACGAACACGGTTGACCGATTCCATATTGACCGTGCGCAGGCCCAGGCGCTGGGCCAATGCGGGCTCGTCCAGGGCTTCGCTGGCCAGCAGTACCCGGGAGAACATGAGGATTTCGGCGCGCGATGCCACGTCGAACAACGTCGGGCTGCCGAGTTTTTCCGGCCAGGTGCCGCGATCGAGTGTCGCCACCTCATTCGGCGCCGCCATGGCACCCAGGCTCAGCAGCCAGGCCGTGAATAGAAAAGCGATACGCAATGGGATGTCTCCATAACAAAACCCGGGCGGCACTATAGCTGATCCACTCCACATTCCTGCAGCAACACAGATCCCCCTGTAGGAGCGAGCCTGCTCGCGATAGCAATATTTCAGGCACCACCTTTGTTGAATGTCATATCGCAATCGCGAGCAGGCTCGCTCCTACAGGGTTTTGTGCAAGGCCACCGGCCATCACCTATTACCCCTATAGCTGGAGTCAACAAGGACAACCCCCTAGAATCGCCCCCACGATTAAAGGAGACGACTTCATGCTGATGGTGATTTCACCCGCCAAGACCCTCGATTACGAAACACCGCCGGCGACCCAGCGCTTTACCCAGCCGCAGTACCTCGACCATTCCCAGGAGCTGATCCTGCAATTGCGCGATCTGACGCCCGCACAGATCAGCGAGTTGATGCACGTCTCCGACAAGATCGGCGGCCTGAACGCCGCGCGTTTCGGCAGCTGGACGCCGGCATTCACTCCGGAAAACGCCAAACAGGCATTGCTGGCGTTCAAGGGCGATGTGTACACCGGGCTGAATGCGCAGACTTTCAGCGAAGCCGATTTCGATTACGCCCAGCAACATCTACGCATGCTCTCGGGCCTCTACGGCCTGCTGCGCCCGCTGGACCTGATGCAGCCTTACCGACTGGAAATGGGCACCAAACTGGCCAACGCCCGTGGCAAGGACCTGTATGCCTTCTGGGGTACGCGCATCAGCGAATGGCTGAACGAAGCCCTGGCCGATCAAGGTGATGACGTGCTGCTGAACCTGGCCTCCAACGAGTACTTCTCGGCGGTCAAACGCAGCGCCCTGAACGCGCGCATCATCAATACCGAATTCAAGGACCTGAAAAACGGCCAGTACAAGATCATCAGCTTCTACGCGAAAAAGGCCCGGGGCCTGATGAGCCGCTTTGTCATTGAAGAACGCATCAATAATCCCGACACCCTCAAACAGTTCGACGTGCAGGGCTATCGTTTCTGCGCCGAGCAATCCAAACCGGACAACCTGGTTTTCCTGCGCGATCACGCGCCCGAGTAATTCCGGCAACCGGCGCAGGAGCGGAAAATCCGACCTGCGCCGCTCTGTTGATACCGCTATATACCCCGCCAAATTAGCCATTTTTATGGCGCCATAAATATGCCAGTCAAATTTCTAACTTTAGTTTCATTCGACTTCGATCATTTTTTTCAGTAGTGGCACTGAAAATTTTTATCGGTAGTGGCAAATAACTATCCCCTCTGATAATCCGCCTATATATAAAGGGCGAAACGGCAAGTGCTATCAATTTGAGAGCAGTGCCATCTTTCTCAATATTTCAAGAAATTTCAGATTTCGTGATGAGCGGATCGGAACTATGTCCAAATGCACCGCTCATACCACCGGTAACGATATTCTCGGAGATTGTGCGAGATAACTTACGCAGAACAGAGATACATGTAGCGAGGTTGTCACACCAACTTGCGCAGACTAATCCCTGATTTGGACAACACACGATGGACAGGAGATAACCGATGACGACTATCCCCTGCCGGGCCACGGCAGCGCCCCTATAGCGTGCTCACCTGAGCGCCCAACCGCTTGATATTGCTGGCTTTGTGCCTGACATCGAGCGCGCATGACCCATGCACGGATATCTTCAAAAAAGTACACCGACTGCATTACAGGGCAAGTCATAACAATAAGTCCCGGTTACGCACACCTTGAGTGAACTTATTTAGACACTCGTAACTTATATGCCATAACACGGCGTTGTTGCGCCTGCACGCCGCACTTTCGAGTGCACTTTAAACGCTGAACACCATGAACTATGGCCATCTAATGGCTTGAAGTTATTACAGGCTTGATAATAGAGAGGTAATTGCGATGCGCATCAGCATATTTGGTTTGGGTTACGTGGGCGCAGTCTGTGCCGGCTGCCTGTCTGCACGGGGTCATGACGTCGTTGGCGTCGATGTTGCCAAAGACAAGATCGATATGATCAACGCGGGCAAATCGCCAATCGTTGAACCGGGCCTGGGCGAACTTCTGGCGCAAGGTATTCAAACCGGTCGCCTGCGTGGCACCACCAACTTCTCCGAAGCGATTCGCGACACTGACCTGTCGATGATCTGCGTGGGTACGCCGAGCAAGAAAAACGGCGACCTGGAACTGAACTACATCGAAGCCGTTTGCCGCGAAATCGGCTTTGTCCTGCGCGACAAGACCACCCGCCACACCATCGTCGTGCGCAGCACCGTGTTGCCGGGCACCGTGGCCAACGTGGTCATCCCGATTCTCGAAGACTGCTCCGGCAAGAAAGCCGGTGTCGATTTCGGTGTCGCGGTGAACCCTGAGTTCCTGCGTGAAAGCACCGCCATCGCCGACTACGACCAGCCGCCAATGACCGTGATCGGTGAGTTCGACAAGGCCTCGGGCGACGTTCTGCAATCGCTGTACGAAGAGCTCGACGCGCCGATCATCCGCAAGGACATCGCCGTTGCCGAAATGATCAAGTACACCTGCAACGTCTGGCACGCCGCCAAGGTGACCTTCGCCAACGAGATCGGCAACATCGCCAAGGCTGTCGGCGTCGATGGCCGTGAAGTGATGGACGTGGTCTGCCAGGACAAGACCCTGAACCTGTCCCAGTACTACATGCGCCCGGGCTTCGCCTTCGGCGGTTCCTGCCTGCCAAAGGACGTGCGTGCCCTGACCTACCGCGCCAGCTCCCTGGACGTGGAAGCCCCGCTGCTCAACTCGCTGATGCGCAGCAACGAGTCCCAGGTGCAGAACGCCTTCGACATCGTTTCCAGCCACGACAAACGCAAAGTCGCCCTGCTGGGCCTGAGCTTCAAGGCCGGCACCGATG
This genomic interval from Pseudomonas putida contains the following:
- a CDS encoding polysaccharide deacetylase family protein is translated as MRIAFLFTAWLLSLGAMAAPNEVATLDRGTWPEKLGSPTLFDVASRAEILMFSRVLLASEALDEPALAQRLGLRTVNMESVNRVRERMWQRLLSSFNFAQQSCDQDASFCFLVEDMPTLREQAGKFQVGEDSYYIKWAEPSRLFHTQYLDEQLRKAALFPQTASEIDQFGDYERNGDDMHDRLFLLTFDSAANAAPDNTDWVAEYLRKANLSGTFFVLGKDIQARLAQGSVASLQSAYSTQCVGVQGWEFRSHSHWQDWQDSVRRSVELVKGKLPENYVPLFRPPDGQRRPDAGTFFKSQGLQVALWDIDAQDGAGKLKGPQSAQRVLTLMLLWRHGVINFNAKQEGVKTALPWLLTQTSQSGIGWEDCQSGFQ
- the yaaA gene encoding peroxide stress protein YaaA is translated as MLMVISPAKTLDYETPPATQRFTQPQYLDHSQELILQLRDLTPAQISELMHVSDKIGGLNAARFGSWTPAFTPENAKQALLAFKGDVYTGLNAQTFSEADFDYAQQHLRMLSGLYGLLRPLDLMQPYRLEMGTKLANARGKDLYAFWGTRISEWLNEALADQGDDVLLNLASNEYFSAVKRSALNARIINTEFKDLKNGQYKIISFYAKKARGLMSRFVIEERINNPDTLKQFDVQGYRFCAEQSKPDNLVFLRDHAPE
- a CDS encoding nucleotide sugar dehydrogenase, producing MRISIFGLGYVGAVCAGCLSARGHDVVGVDVAKDKIDMINAGKSPIVEPGLGELLAQGIQTGRLRGTTNFSEAIRDTDLSMICVGTPSKKNGDLELNYIEAVCREIGFVLRDKTTRHTIVVRSTVLPGTVANVVIPILEDCSGKKAGVDFGVAVNPEFLRESTAIADYDQPPMTVIGEFDKASGDVLQSLYEELDAPIIRKDIAVAEMIKYTCNVWHAAKVTFANEIGNIAKAVGVDGREVMDVVCQDKTLNLSQYYMRPGFAFGGSCLPKDVRALTYRASSLDVEAPLLNSLMRSNESQVQNAFDIVSSHDKRKVALLGLSFKAGTDDLRESPLVDLAEMLIGKGYDLSIYDSNVEYARVHGANKDYIESKIPHVSSLLNADFDDVINNSDVIILGNRDEKFRALVQDVPHGKQVIDLVGFMSQATSATSRAEGICW